Proteins found in one Marinitoga litoralis genomic segment:
- a CDS encoding 6-phosphofructokinase: MKNAIYAQSGGVTSVINASAYGVIKTALNSKEIDNIYVALNGINGVFDEKLANMKNEDPDQIELLKFTPASAFGSCRRKIKNEEELEKIFEVFEKYHIHYFFYNGGNDSMDTANKIHNYAKKIGYDLNVIGIPKTVDNDLPETDHTPGFGSIAKYLSVSILEGTLDVKSMSADSTKVFILETMGRHAGWVAASTTLAKRHESDGPHIILIPERPFNKELFFEKILKTIEKYGYCSIAASEGIKYEDGTFVSARGYQDNFGNVQLGGIGSTLANLIKTELNIKTHYALPDYLQRSGRHISSQVDVNEAIKVGAMAVKYALDEYSGYMVAIERINNSPYISSTKLVPLGNVANKTKLIPDEFICDDGMFVNEKFIEYALPLIEGEYYPPYLNGIPVYARLKLETK; this comes from the coding sequence ATGAAAAATGCTATATATGCTCAATCTGGTGGAGTTACTAGTGTTATAAACGCATCTGCTTATGGTGTAATTAAAACAGCTTTGAATTCAAAAGAAATAGATAATATATATGTTGCATTAAATGGTATTAATGGAGTTTTCGATGAAAAATTAGCAAATATGAAAAATGAAGATCCAGATCAAATTGAATTATTAAAGTTCACTCCTGCAAGTGCATTTGGGTCTTGTAGAAGAAAAATAAAAAATGAAGAAGAATTAGAAAAAATATTTGAAGTATTTGAAAAGTATCATATTCATTATTTTTTCTATAATGGCGGAAATGATTCTATGGATACTGCTAACAAAATACATAATTATGCTAAGAAAATTGGATATGATTTAAATGTAATAGGTATTCCAAAAACTGTTGATAATGATTTACCAGAAACCGATCATACACCAGGTTTTGGGTCAATTGCTAAATATCTTTCAGTTTCAATTTTAGAAGGAACATTAGATGTTAAAAGTATGTCTGCTGATTCTACAAAAGTATTTATATTAGAAACAATGGGAAGACATGCAGGTTGGGTTGCAGCTTCTACAACTTTAGCAAAAAGACATGAAAGTGATGGACCCCATATTATATTAATACCAGAAAGACCTTTTAACAAGGAATTGTTTTTTGAAAAAATATTAAAAACAATTGAGAAATATGGTTATTGTTCAATCGCAGCATCTGAAGGAATTAAATATGAAGATGGAACTTTTGTTTCAGCTAGAGGATATCAAGATAATTTTGGTAATGTTCAATTAGGTGGAATTGGTTCTACTTTAGCTAATTTAATAAAAACAGAATTAAATATAAAAACACATTATGCTTTACCTGATTATTTACAAAGAAGTGGAAGACATATTTCTAGTCAAGTTGATGTAAATGAAGCTATTAAAGTTGGAGCAATGGCAGTTAAATATGCTTTAGATGAATATAGTGGATATATGGTTGCTATTGAGCGAATAAATAATTCACCATATATTAGTAGTACAAAACTTGTTCCATTAGGAAATGTTGCAAATAAAACGAAATTAATTCCAGATGAATTTATATGTGATGATGGTATGTTCGTTAATGAAAAATTTATTGAATATGCTTTACCACTAATTGAAGGAGAGTATTATCCTCCATATTTAAACGGAATACCTGTTTATGCTAGATTAAAGTTAGAAACAAAATAG
- a CDS encoding inorganic phosphate transporter, with protein MALAIGANDVANSMATAVGAKAITPKQAVLIAGVLEFVGATFFGKQVTETIRKGILHLDVLADPKIVIWGSLSALIGATIWLAIATYKSWPVSTTHSIVGGMVGYGIAAGGFAVVNWSKIITITLSWVISPLVGLAVSYIMFKSISATILHSKDIKRNSKLWIPFFLGLAAFIIALSFITKTLHMSITFKAIIYAVLFGILMAIVLMIYVILKLKNASDDPYVYVEEIFRKSQVITSCYVALAHGANDVANAIGPVAAVYAAVVTGTVGAKAEIPRYILALGGLGIAIGVAVWGSRVMKTVGTEITELNNSRGFAIDFSTATTVLMASNLGMPISTTHTVVGSVIGNGLARGTGSINLGVVKDIFVSWFLTVPAAAIVSYVLFKIILLFI; from the coding sequence ATGGCATTAGCTATTGGAGCTAATGATGTTGCTAATTCAATGGCTACTGCTGTTGGTGCTAAAGCTATTACACCTAAGCAAGCTGTTTTAATTGCAGGTGTATTAGAATTTGTTGGTGCTACTTTTTTTGGAAAACAAGTTACAGAAACAATTAGAAAAGGTATTTTGCATTTAGATGTTTTAGCTGATCCAAAAATTGTTATTTGGGGTTCTTTATCAGCATTAATCGGCGCTACTATATGGCTTGCTATAGCAACATATAAGTCTTGGCCGGTATCTACAACACATTCTATTGTTGGTGGTATGGTTGGATATGGTATTGCTGCTGGAGGTTTTGCAGTTGTAAATTGGTCAAAAATAATTACTATTACTTTAAGTTGGGTTATTTCACCATTAGTAGGTTTAGCTGTATCTTACATTATGTTTAAATCAATTTCTGCTACAATTCTTCACAGTAAAGATATCAAAAGAAATTCTAAATTATGGATACCATTCTTCTTAGGTTTGGCTGCATTTATTATTGCTCTTTCTTTTATTACAAAAACACTTCATATGTCAATTACTTTTAAAGCTATAATATATGCTGTTCTTTTTGGTATATTAATGGCTATAGTATTAATGATATATGTTATATTAAAATTAAAAAATGCATCAGATGATCCTTATGTATATGTTGAAGAAATCTTTAGAAAATCTCAAGTTATTACATCATGTTATGTTGCTTTAGCCCATGGAGCAAATGATGTTGCAAATGCAATAGGTCCTGTTGCTGCTGTATATGCAGCTGTTGTGACAGGGACAGTTGGTGCTAAAGCTGAAATACCTAGATATATTTTAGCTTTAGGTGGTTTAGGAATTGCTATTGGTGTTGCTGTATGGGGAAGCAGGGTTATGAAAACAGTTGGTACAGAAATTACTGAATTAAACAATTCAAGAGGATTTGCGATAGATTTTTCAACTGCAACAACTGTTTTAATGGCATCTAATTTAGGTATGCCTATTTCTACAACTCATACTGTTGTTGGTTCTGTTATTGGTAATGGATTAGCTAGAGGTACAGGATCTATCAATTTAGGTGTTGTTAAAGATATATTTGTTTCCTGGTTCTTGACTGTTCCAGCAGCAGCAATAGTATCTTATGTATTATTTAAAATAATATTGCTTTTTATATAA
- a CDS encoding DUF47 domain-containing protein — protein sequence MAISIWGKMFQRFNPIEEVINHARIVEEASDYLPELFERYLNGKDITELVDKIDKLEDDADDIKRNFRQYLKKGHLYRFERADLLDFIDMQDKIIDLIEDVAKKMTFNRIDFDEEHKKMIYSVVDEIENMLDHFKKTVKYINIVLESDFAKNTVKIEEDDIAEMKWFEKDVDNKLFEFGKWLYSQKENIHPIDFIFIRELVLLLSRIADVTQNVCDRIHILINE from the coding sequence ATGGCCATTAGTATTTGGGGAAAGATGTTTCAAAGATTTAACCCTATTGAAGAAGTTATAAATCATGCTCGTATTGTAGAAGAAGCTTCAGATTATTTACCAGAATTATTTGAAAGGTATTTAAACGGTAAAGACATAACAGAATTAGTTGACAAAATTGATAAATTAGAAGATGATGCTGATGACATTAAAAGAAATTTTAGGCAATATTTAAAAAAAGGTCATTTATACAGATTTGAAAGAGCAGATTTATTAGATTTTATTGATATGCAAGATAAAATAATAGATCTTATTGAAGACGTTGCTAAAAAAATGACTTTCAATAGAATAGATTTTGATGAAGAACATAAAAAAATGATTTACTCTGTAGTGGATGAAATAGAAAACATGTTAGACCATTTCAAAAAAACTGTTAAATATATAAATATTGTTTTAGAATCTGATTTTGCAAAAAATACAGTAAAAATTGAAGAAGACGATATAGCTGAAATGAAATGGTTTGAAAAAGATGTAGACAATAAATTGTTTGAATTTGGTAAATGGTTATACTCTCAAAAAGAAAATATACATCCTATTGATTTTATTTTTATTAGAGAATTAGTTTTATTACTTTCACGCATTGCCGATGTAACTCAAAACGTTTGTGACAGAATACATATTCTAATAAATGAGTGA
- a CDS encoding J domain-containing protein, which yields MEVLLMFIGLLVVISIIFRFIGAIFILLFRYPLLLLFALLAIYFLFRNVRFYTYRSRRYYNENNRRYYNQQEQYNNLRQQYDYYRSLFNLPENFTKDELKKRFRELTKKYHPDKCQEDKEKCEEQFKKINEAYEFLLKYAK from the coding sequence ATGGAAGTATTATTAATGTTTATAGGATTGCTTGTAGTGATTTCAATTATTTTTAGATTTATAGGTGCAATTTTTATATTATTATTTAGATATCCACTTTTATTATTATTTGCTTTATTAGCAATATATTTCTTATTTAGAAATGTTCGTTTTTATACATATAGATCTAGAAGATATTATAATGAAAATAATAGGAGATATTATAATCAACAAGAGCAATATAATAACTTAAGACAACAATATGATTATTATAGGAGTTTATTTAATCTTCCGGAAAATTTTACAAAAGATGAATTAAAAAAGAGATTTAGAGAATTAACGAAAAAATATCATCCTGATAAATGTCAAGAAGATAAAGAAAAATGTGAAGAACAGTTTAAAAAAATAAATGAAGCTTATGAATTTCTTTTAAAATATGCCAAATAA
- a CDS encoding thioredoxin family protein, giving the protein MCKGGNLVKAYYFANKTCRTCKGLWPKVENLMKENNIELEYVDIEEKPEVSGQMLVFSVPTLVFVDEENRELTRFYRNFGMMEVQAFIDRYISIMNS; this is encoded by the coding sequence ATTTGTAAAGGGGGTAATTTAGTGAAGGCATACTATTTTGCAAATAAAACATGTAGAACTTGTAAAGGTTTATGGCCAAAAGTAGAAAATTTAATGAAAGAAAATAACATTGAATTAGAATATGTTGACATTGAAGAAAAACCTGAGGTTTCGGGGCAAATGCTTGTTTTTTCCGTACCAACATTAGTTTTTGTAGATGAAGAAAATAGAGAATTAACAAGATTTTATAGAAATTTTGGTATGATGGAAGTACAAGCTTTTATAGACAGATATATATCAATTATGAATTCATAG
- a CDS encoding metal-dependent hydrolase, translated as MRVYFLGHAVVYIEGSKKIIIDPFLSGNPQSTKSIDDFEDLDYILVTHGHGDHLGDTIELAKKTNAVIISNFEIINYLASKGLKNLHPMHIGGRKKFEFGTIKMTPALHGSGIIEGNNILYGGNPGGFVIEIDNKKIYHSGDTGLTKDMELLKLENIDLAFLPIGGNFVMDVEDAILATKMIEPKIVVPFHYNTWEIINADAKAFKTKVESLKIKCNILKPGEYIEF; from the coding sequence ATGAGAGTTTATTTTCTTGGACATGCTGTTGTATATATAGAAGGAAGTAAAAAAATTATAATAGATCCCTTTTTATCAGGTAATCCACAGTCAACCAAATCTATAGATGATTTTGAAGATTTAGATTATATATTAGTAACTCATGGACATGGCGATCATTTAGGGGATACAATAGAATTAGCAAAAAAAACTAATGCTGTAATTATTTCTAATTTTGAAATTATTAATTATTTAGCTTCAAAAGGATTAAAAAATTTACATCCTATGCATATTGGTGGTAGAAAAAAATTTGAATTTGGCACAATAAAAATGACACCAGCTTTGCATGGTTCTGGCATAATTGAAGGAAATAATATATTATATGGTGGGAATCCAGGTGGATTTGTTATAGAAATTGATAATAAGAAAATATACCATTCTGGAGATACCGGTTTAACTAAAGATATGGAATTATTAAAATTAGAGAATATTGACTTGGCTTTCTTACCAATTGGTGGAAACTTTGTAATGGATGTTGAAGATGCAATTCTTGCTACTAAAATGATTGAGCCTAAAATTGTTGTTCCTTTTCATTATAATACATGGGAAATTATTAATGCTGACGCTAAAGCTTTTAAAACAAAAGTTGAAAGTTTAAAGATAAAATGTAATATTCTAAAACCAGGAGAATATATAGAATTTTAA
- a CDS encoding calcium/sodium antiporter: MILDLVLIVLGMVLLIKGADYLIEGSVGFSRRIGVSELFTGLTLVAFGTSAPELFVSISAALNGSAGIALGNVVGSNITNIALILGLSLMVRRTTIPKSTLLYETPFVILISLTLLFMLLDGNNVLSNYDGLILLTYLIIFIAYMYNMAKNDKNIQEQLFEELNEAKKSEMSWNKIIFFVILGIVMLAIGGEITVRGASHFAKILGLTETLIGVTIIAIGTSLPELVTSIIAAKKGTNDILIGNLIGSNAFNILVVLGITASIHPIVPDRNITFDAIYMVGVVLLTELFLIRKREAGFWKGLVLFLSYIIYVVINIRLG, translated from the coding sequence TTGATACTAGATCTTGTATTAATTGTTTTAGGTATGGTTTTACTAATTAAAGGTGCAGACTATTTAATTGAAGGTTCTGTAGGATTTTCTAGAAGAATTGGAGTTTCTGAATTATTTACAGGATTAACTTTAGTTGCATTTGGTACAAGTGCTCCGGAATTATTTGTAAGTATCAGTGCGGCATTAAATGGATCAGCTGGTATAGCCTTGGGTAATGTTGTTGGTAGTAATATTACAAATATAGCTTTAATATTAGGATTATCATTAATGGTAAGGAGAACCACAATTCCAAAAAGCACTTTATTATATGAAACTCCTTTTGTAATTTTAATTTCTTTAACATTATTATTTATGCTTTTAGATGGGAATAATGTACTTTCAAACTATGATGGTTTAATATTATTAACATACTTAATAATTTTTATAGCATATATGTATAATATGGCAAAAAATGATAAAAACATTCAAGAGCAATTGTTTGAAGAGTTAAATGAAGCAAAAAAATCAGAAATGTCTTGGAATAAAATTATATTTTTTGTGATTTTGGGAATAGTTATGTTAGCAATAGGTGGAGAAATTACAGTTAGAGGAGCTTCTCATTTTGCTAAAATACTAGGGTTAACAGAAACTTTAATAGGTGTAACTATTATAGCTATAGGAACATCTTTGCCTGAACTTGTTACAAGTATTATTGCTGCCAAGAAAGGAACTAATGATATTTTAATTGGAAATTTAATAGGATCAAATGCTTTTAATATATTAGTTGTTTTAGGTATTACTGCAAGTATTCATCCTATCGTTCCAGATAGAAATATTACTTTTGATGCAATTTATATGGTTGGAGTTGTATTATTAACAGAATTATTCTTAATTAGAAAAAGAGAAGCCGGATTTTGGAAGGGGTTAGTATTATTTTTATCATATATTATATATGTCGTTATTAACATAAGACTGGGATAG
- a CDS encoding PspC domain-containing protein → MRKELYRSKTDKMLGGVCGGLAEYFNVSSTLVRLIWLALILIDGVGLIIYIIAWIVIPEDYIDENLKSEKENIPEDNERKNMFIGLAFILFGFIFLLNNFFPNILSFNVIVGISFLVLGIYFIVRRK, encoded by the coding sequence ATGAGAAAAGAATTATATAGATCTAAGACTGATAAAATGCTTGGAGGAGTATGTGGCGGATTAGCGGAGTACTTTAATGTTAGTTCAACGTTAGTAAGATTAATATGGTTAGCATTAATATTAATTGATGGAGTTGGATTAATTATATATATAATAGCTTGGATAGTAATACCTGAAGATTATATCGATGAAAACTTAAAAAGCGAAAAAGAAAATATTCCCGAAGATAATGAAAGAAAAAATATGTTTATAGGATTAGCATTTATATTGTTTGGTTTTATATTTTTATTAAATAATTTTTTCCCAAATATATTATCTTTTAATGTAATAGTTGGAATTTCATTTTTGGTTTTAGGAATATATTTTATTGTTAGGAGGAAATAA
- a CDS encoding LiaF transmembrane domain-containing protein, with protein sequence MKNSIFGGLILILLGLYLIISNIIDFNLNWNYIWPGILLILGFRFEYLYFKYKKNPGGLVPGSILITIGIIFYLSAFLGYESMEYLWPGFILAPAIGLLQMSIVTKKIKEYLFPIIFLSGLSIIFFLEELVKINIWNYIIGLLFIGIGTNILIKRSDHDE encoded by the coding sequence ATGAAAAACAGTATATTTGGTGGTTTAATTTTAATATTATTAGGATTGTACTTAATAATTTCTAATATAATAGACTTTAATTTAAATTGGAATTATATTTGGCCTGGAATATTATTAATTTTAGGATTTAGATTTGAATATCTATATTTTAAATATAAGAAAAATCCTGGTGGATTGGTTCCAGGCAGTATATTAATAACAATAGGAATTATCTTTTATTTATCAGCATTTTTGGGTTATGAATCAATGGAGTATTTATGGCCAGGTTTTATACTTGCTCCCGCAATAGGATTATTACAAATGTCTATAGTTACTAAAAAAATAAAAGAATATTTATTTCCAATAATCTTTTTAAGTGGCCTTTCAATTATATTTTTCCTAGAAGAATTAGTAAAAATTAATATATGGAATTATATTATAGGATTATTGTTTATAGGAATCGGAACAAATATATTAATAAAAAGAAGTGATCATGATGAATAA
- a CDS encoding ABC transporter ATP-binding protein — translation MNNIIEVKNLKKYYGNVKAVDGISFSVKKNEIFSLLGPNGAGKTTTLEIIEGLRKMDDGEIIYFDKYNSPEDFYIKERIGVQLQSSSFLDNLTVLETLKMFSGLYKKSYDVQKLISKFSLDEKKNSKVKELSGGQKQRLAIAVALVNDPEIVFLDEPTTGLDPQARHMIWDLILELKNEGKTIILTTHYMEEAEYLSDTIHIIDKGKIIAKGTVEELIRSLKKESVIIFQTNNPELFKSNFNGIILDDKIEISTNDLEKTLFEILEFSKKNEISVDNIVIRKPNLEDVFLSLTGHSLRE, via the coding sequence ATGAATAACATTATAGAAGTAAAAAACTTAAAAAAATATTATGGAAATGTGAAAGCAGTTGATGGAATATCCTTTTCTGTTAAAAAGAATGAAATTTTTTCATTACTCGGACCTAATGGTGCTGGAAAAACTACTACTTTAGAAATAATTGAAGGATTAAGGAAAATGGATGATGGAGAAATAATATATTTTGATAAATATAATTCTCCTGAAGATTTTTATATTAAAGAAAGGATTGGGGTTCAATTACAAAGTAGTTCTTTTTTGGATAATTTAACAGTTCTTGAAACATTGAAGATGTTTAGTGGATTATACAAAAAATCATATGATGTACAGAAATTAATATCTAAATTTTCATTAGATGAAAAAAAGAATTCCAAAGTTAAAGAATTATCAGGTGGTCAAAAACAAAGATTAGCAATAGCTGTTGCTTTAGTAAATGACCCTGAAATAGTATTTTTAGATGAACCCACTACAGGTTTAGACCCACAAGCAAGACATATGATATGGGATTTAATTTTAGAATTAAAAAATGAAGGAAAAACTATTATTTTAACTACTCATTATATGGAAGAAGCTGAATATTTATCTGATACTATTCATATTATTGATAAAGGGAAAATTATTGCTAAAGGTACTGTAGAAGAATTAATAAGATCATTAAAAAAAGAGTCTGTTATTATTTTTCAAACTAATAATCCTGAATTGTTCAAAAGTAACTTTAATGGAATCATTTTAGATGACAAAATTGAAATAAGCACTAATGATTTAGAAAAAACATTATTTGAAATACTTGAATTTTCTAAGAAAAATGAAATTTCAGTAGATAATATTGTTATAAGAAAACCCAATTTAGAAGATGTATTTTTAAGTTTAACAGGACATTCGTTAAGGGAATGA
- a CDS encoding ABC transporter permease gives MKKILKLSFYQFKNDIREFDTFFWSFVFPLILFMILVSIFGSPNELNISDFNVGIVYEKNINILSKSILSKTFDNMPMNKTEINDLNEAIDKLKHRELDAVLFIPKTLTLINDKNPQVDLYYVEGRSSSNISKDVINIFMDYVNIEMIKRVKNIKDDIEIEKVSISSLREEFSYKDFIFPGILMLSIMSVSFFNIPFNILFSREKGVNKRFLLIPINGASYFFAVVISSILMVLISSVFVVIESFFMKVSNKFFSIEFIVFYLYSLIVLFSIGLIFVSISRKLSTSMVLINILFQISMFLGGLYFPIFNIPWIIRWYVYINPVTYLVEGMRRLVGFNIAPFSDIWIYIVPTIWLIISILLFSLNYKKVLGYE, from the coding sequence ATGAAAAAAATATTAAAACTTTCGTTTTATCAATTTAAAAATGATATAAGAGAATTTGATACATTTTTTTGGTCTTTCGTTTTTCCACTAATACTTTTTATGATTTTGGTTTCAATATTTGGAAGTCCGAATGAATTAAATATTAGTGATTTTAATGTAGGGATAGTATATGAAAAAAATATAAATATACTATCTAAAAGTATATTATCAAAAACTTTTGATAATATGCCAATGAATAAAACAGAGATAAATGATTTAAATGAAGCAATAGATAAGTTAAAACATCGCGAATTAGATGCGGTATTATTTATACCTAAAACATTAACTTTAATAAATGACAAAAATCCACAAGTGGATTTGTATTATGTTGAAGGAAGAAGCAGTTCAAATATATCAAAAGATGTAATTAATATATTTATGGATTATGTAAATATAGAAATGATAAAAAGAGTAAAAAATATAAAAGATGATATTGAAATTGAAAAAGTTTCTATTAGTTCTTTAAGAGAAGAATTTTCATATAAAGACTTTATTTTTCCAGGAATATTAATGCTATCTATTATGTCAGTTTCCTTTTTTAATATTCCTTTTAATATTTTATTCTCAAGAGAAAAAGGAGTTAATAAAAGATTTTTATTAATCCCTATAAATGGAGCATCTTACTTTTTTGCTGTAGTTATTAGTAGTATATTAATGGTTTTAATTTCAAGTGTTTTTGTAGTGATTGAAAGCTTTTTTATGAAAGTTTCAAATAAATTTTTCTCCATAGAATTTATTGTTTTTTATCTATATTCTTTAATTGTATTATTTTCGATTGGTCTTATATTTGTATCAATATCAAGAAAATTATCAACATCAATGGTATTAATAAATATTTTATTTCAAATTTCTATGTTTTTAGGAGGATTATACTTCCCTATATTTAATATACCTTGGATAATAAGATGGTATGTATATATTAATCCTGTTACTTATTTAGTAGAAGGAATGAGGCGTTTAGTGGGATTTAATATTGCTCCATTTAGTGATATTTGGATATATATAGTACCAACAATTTGGTTAATTATATCAATTTTATTATTTTCTTTAAATTATAAGAAGGTGTTAGGATATGAATAA
- a CDS encoding ABC transporter permease codes for MNKIFWLSKYITKEALRNKAEIFFTLFFPLIFLIIFGFVFFDQYSDTLISVAIYTEDKSVIEDLSDVYKIININNIEDIAKNIKKGNYDVGVIVKDNKVTIYYDEANMNNTSLIQGLELNLKKAILNRKNTIKNFNYIKINEKNVLLTKTKTSYIDYLLTGVIAISLLSNGMFSVITVFGRYKRLNVLKRFILVPINPYTFVIGITLTRILISFASLLILIFSSKIIFNLSIVINWPLYLLLAFTSTIGMMGFGLLFLFLFKKSETAQNAASIFFSLMMFFSGIYFPIEFLPKTFKIISYIFPIKYIVDSLRYISGIELMDINIFLLINGIMLFGGIFLLVYASKKFLLPEK; via the coding sequence ATGAATAAAATATTTTGGTTATCTAAATATATAACTAAAGAAGCTTTGAGAAATAAAGCTGAAATATTTTTTACATTATTTTTCCCTTTGATTTTTTTAATTATATTTGGTTTTGTTTTTTTTGATCAATATTCTGATACTTTAATAAGTGTAGCTATATATACAGAAGATAAAAGTGTTATAGAAGATTTATCTGATGTATATAAAATTATTAATATTAATAATATTGAAGATATTGCAAAAAATATAAAAAAAGGAAATTATGATGTTGGAGTAATTGTTAAAGATAATAAAGTTACAATTTATTATGATGAGGCAAATATGAATAATACTTCTTTAATTCAAGGATTGGAGCTAAATTTAAAGAAAGCGATATTAAATAGAAAAAATACTATAAAAAATTTTAATTATATAAAAATAAATGAAAAAAATGTTCTTCTTACTAAAACTAAAACAAGTTATATTGACTATCTTTTAACTGGAGTAATAGCTATATCCTTATTATCAAATGGAATGTTTTCTGTAATAACAGTTTTTGGAAGATATAAACGATTAAATGTTTTAAAAAGATTTATACTTGTTCCAATTAACCCCTATACTTTTGTTATTGGGATAACTTTAACTAGAATATTAATAAGTTTTGCATCTCTATTAATATTGATTTTTTCTAGTAAAATTATATTTAATCTCTCAATAGTTATTAATTGGCCATTATATCTTTTATTAGCCTTTACATCTACAATTGGAATGATGGGTTTTGGATTATTATTTCTATTCTTATTTAAAAAAAGCGAAACAGCCCAAAATGCAGCATCGATATTTTTTTCTTTGATGATGTTTTTTTCTGGAATTTATTTTCCAATAGAATTTTTACCAAAAACATTTAAGATTATTTCATATATATTTCCAATTAAATATATTGTAGATTCTTTAAGATATATATCAGGGATAGAATTAATGGATATAAACATATTTTTATTAATTAATGGCATTATGTTATTTGGAGGTATTTTTCTTTTAGTATATGCATCAAAGAAATTCCTATTACCGGAAAAATAA